Proteins encoded by one window of Triticum aestivum cultivar Chinese Spring unplaced genomic scaffold, IWGSC CS RefSeq v2.1 scaffold135979, whole genome shotgun sequence:
- the LOC123176722 gene encoding nucleobase-ascorbate transporter 1-like, with protein sequence MMGGSDVSTPLCFLICATPHGLAPGVTSFSANNVWWCSRLAISDGLQGDRVRVVQTLLFVTGINTLLQSLFGTRLPTVIGSSYAFLIPVMAIVQDSSLAAVPDDHKRFLQSMRAIQGAVIVSSSIQIILGYSQLWGIFSTYHHTH encoded by the exons ATGATGGGCGGGAGCGACGTGAGTACGCCTCTGTGTTTCTTGATTTGCGCCACCCCCCATGGGTTGGCGCCTGGCGTCACAAGTTTCAGTGCCAACAATGTCTGGTGGTGTTCTCGGCTTGCCATCTCGGATGGGTTGCAGGGAGACAGGGTGAGGGTGGTGCAGACGCTGCTCTTCGTCACCGGCATCAACACGCTGCTGCAGTCGCTCTTCGGGACGCGGCTGCCCACGGTCATAGGCAGCTCCTACGCCTTCCTCATCCCGGTGATGGCCATCGTGCAGGACTCATCGCTCGCGGCCGTACCTGACGACCACAAG AGATTCCTCCAGAGCATGCGGGCCATACAAGGGGCGGTTATAGTGTCCTCCAGTATTCAGATCATCCTTGGTTACAGCCAGCTCT